The following is a genomic window from Citrifermentans bemidjiense Bem.
TTGCTGTATCACATCTCTTCGAACAAGCTCTTCTCGGCCCCGCACAGAGGGCAGACCCAGTCCTCGGGGATGTCTTCAAAGGCAGTACCCGGCTGCACGCCGCTGTCCAAGTCACCAGTCTCGGGGTCGTAGATGTAACCGCATACAGTGCAACGATATTTCTTCATAATTCTCCCTCCTTCTCCTGTTAATTGATAAAAGTCATCCCCCTGTAGTTGTTCAGGGAGTAAAAACATCCATATAAAGTAGCTGGAGAGACATTGTTGTCAAGCAGATGCAAATGATAAAGCTCTACTTGGAAAGCTATGTACAGATGGAACGGTTAAATGGTATTACCGTCAAGCAAGATTTGGTTTGATCTCGTTCCCAAGGTCCACCTTGGGAACGCAGACTGCTGAAGCTCTAACTTCAGGATGCAAAGCAGGAGCTTTGCGCCGCATTGGGTTCCCAAGCTGGAGCTTGGGAACCAGGAGCCCCCGAATCGTGGGCAACGCCGGATTGTCACACAGCAAACGATGGAGAGTTACATGAAGCGTCTACTGGGGAAGATCGACGAGGGGCTGCTCACTTCCGAGCAGCGTCCGATGCTGCGCTTCCTGATCATCCTCACCGCGGCTTCGACGATCGGGCTGCAGGGTTACACCATTCTTTTCAACAACTTTGCAGCCGAGATGGTGCACCTGGACGGTAGCCAGGTCGGCATGACGCAGTCGGTGCGGGAAATTCCGGGGCTACTGACGCTGCTGGTGGTCTTCGTGCTAATGTTCATGCGCGAGCACAAACTGGCCGCGCTCTCGGTGCTGCTCTTGGGGCTCGGTACCGGTATCACCGCGCTCATTCCGTCCTACGGCTGGGTGATCTTCACCACGGTAGTGATGAGCTTCGGTTTTCACTACTACGAGTCGACGAACCAGTCGCTCACGCTGCAGTACTTTTCCACCGCCGTGTCCCCCATTGTCTTTGGACGCCTCCGAGCGCTGGCAGCGGTTTCCAGCGTGGTAGCGGGTATCATGGTCTACTGCCTGAGTTCAGTGGTGCAGTACCGGGGAATGTATCTGGCTATCGGCGCGGTGGTGGTCATCGCAGGCCTTTGGGGACTTTGCCAGAACCCCACCCACTCAGGGATCGTGCCCCAGCGCAAGAAGATGATACTGCGGCGCAGGTATTCGCTCTTTTACATCCTGACCCTTCTCTCCGGGGCCAGGCGGCAGATCTTCGTAGTCTTCTCGATACTGCTATTGGTGCAGGTGTTCCATTTCACGGTGCGGGAGATGACCATCCTTTTCATCGTGAACAACATCGTCGCCTATATCCTCAACTCTTTGATAGGAAAGGCGATCAACCGTTTCGGCGAACGATTCATCTCCTCCTGCGAATACGCCGGTGTCATCGTCATCTTCCTGGTCTATGCCTTCAGCACCTCGAAATATCTGGTCATGTTCATGTACATACTGGACAACATCCTCTACAATTTCGAGGTTTCGATCCGGACCTACTTTCAGAAGGTGGCAGACCCTGCCGACATATCCTCATCCATGTCTGTAGGTTTCACCATCAATCACATAGCCGCCGTTTTCCTCCCCGCCCTGGGCGGTTACTTCTGGATGTTGGACTACCGCATCCCATTCATCGGAGGCACCGTACTGGGTGTGATTTCCCTGATCGCGGCACAGTGGATGCGGGTACCTGAGAAGGCACCGAAGGCGGAGACGTCAGCTAGTTAAAAAGGAAAATAACGAAAGGTATGGCGGTAAGTAGATACGCAGATATGACAGTAAGGAGGTGTGCTGATGTTTAAGCGAATAGACCACGTAGAGATCATTCCACGCGACTTTGAGCAGTCCATCTCATTTTACACAGAAACTTTGGGTTTCACCATGAAGCAGCGCATGACTGTGTCTGCTCCGCCCCTGGAAGAGATAGCTTATCTCGCGCTGGGTGACACAGTGCTGGAATTGATGAGAGTGAAGGACCCCACCCTTTCGGCCCCGGAGCCTTGGAGCACTGGGTACCGGATGATGGCGCTGGAGGTTGGAGACATGGACCTGGCGCTGTTATACCTGGCTGGAAAAGGGATCGAGCCGACCTGGGGGCCGGTTACGCTGGGGCCATCGAAGAAAGCGGAAATCCACGATCCGGACGGGCTGCCGATCGAACTGAGGCAGTGGTAACTGCAGCAACAACTATAAAAACTGGAGGTTATGCAGATGATCCCTGACAAGATGAAAGAAGTGATGAAGCATGAAGGTGTGGTCGCCATTGCGACGCAAGGCGAAGACGGGCCGCATCTGGTAAATACCTGGAACAGCTACCTGGCGATAGACGCCGACGGGAGACTGCTGATTCCCGCGGGATACATGCATGTGACCGAAAAGAACGTGGTCCGCAACCCGAAGGTGCTGCTGACCCTGGGGAGCCGCGAGGTGCAGGGGGCGCACGGCCCCGGAACCGGGTTCCTGGTCGAAGGGAACGCACGGTTCATAACTTCCGGCCCGGTTTTCGAGACCACCAAGAGCACCTTCCCCTGGGCCAGAGGTGTGCTGGAGATTACCGTATCCAATGTGACACAGACGCTGTAGCGACTGGCGGCTAAGTTCCCCCTCCCCTTGCGGGAGGGGGCTAGGGGGTGGGGGTAGATGCCACGGTAGCGCAGATGGAAGCTTCACCCTCCCCCCCGGCCCCCTCCCGTCAAGGGAGGGGGAGACAGGGCCCCTGGCGATTCACCCTCCCCCCTGCATTCTTCTTCTTTGCGGCCCGATTACCGCCTGAGGCTCCCGCGCCGCATCCTTCCCGGTTTCCAGCAGCGCATACCTGAGACAGATAGCACCGAGCGTGGTGAGGACGCCGCTAGCTTTCCTTCGGGCAGTGGACTTGGCAGGGATGAGGTCCAGCACCACACCTGCCACCAGCGCCACTTTCGCCGCGTTCCAAAGTAGCCCTCCCCTCCCCTTTTCGACGCCGTAGACCGCCTCCTTGTTCGTCGGAGTACGCCGTTCCATGGCCACCATGGCGGCTGCTTCCCCAACCTTGCCTACCATGCCGAAACGCTGCACCACCTTTTCCTCGTGCTGGTTCAAGGGGCGCAACTCCAAGGCGCCGGCGGTGCTAGCTATTGCGGAGGCGATGAAAAGCGGGGGGAGCAGGCGGCGCTTTTCCAGCCAAAGAGGGTTCGCCGTGTTGCCCAAGAGCACCCCGGTGTAGCCTGCGACCATGACACCGCCAAAGGCGGTTCCGTAACGCACCGAGCTCGGCGCCTTCTTGCCTAAGAGCAGCGACAGAGTCGCCAACATCCCGGTTCCCGCCAGGGACCAGGAACCGACGCTCATGGGGGAGGAGGGACGAAAGACGCGCAGCATGTTCAGAAAGCGGGTCATCTTTCCCAGGTCCCAGGTCAAAAGCGCCGGGCCGACGGTCACACCGGCGCAGGCGAGCAGGCGACACCAGGAGGCCAAAGCGTCGAACCTGCGCTTCCCCGGGAGCGCCGCTGCCAGGACCGCGCAGCCTCCGGCGACGCCTCCCAGATAGAAGTACGCCGGAACCGACCAGATCCAGACCGGCTCCTTCAGAAGCGGGAGACGGTAGTAGTCGGGAGGGCTCTCGGCCGGTCGCGAGGAAACCTGCCGCCACAATGGGACAATGGACCCCGCGTCCGGTTCCGCCTGCTTTACCCGCTGCTGCGCCCCCTCCCCCGTGAGCATCGCCAAATCCGGGTCCATCTCCCTTCCGATCTTCAAGCCACTGGTCAGAGCTTGGCTCATTTTTTCCCTCCTTCCACGAATCGAACCGCAGCCACCGCGGCAGCGACCATGCCTGCCGCCGCCACACCCATCGTCCCCCACGAAGCCCCTACTCCCTTGGTCGGCACGGTCGGTTTGGGAGGGAGGTTGTACGCCTCGGGACGATCCAGCAGCAGGAAAAAGGCGTGCAGCCCCTCGGTGCCGGGCTGGTCGTCGTCCGTCATCCCGTAAAGGTACGCCTCGTGGACCCCGCGGCTATGCAGCAGCTCCAGGCGTTTGCGGGCTATCTCTCGCAGTTCGTCGAGTTTTCCGAAGGTGATGGAATCGGTGGGACAGGCCTTGGCGCAGGCGGGCTCCCCTCCGGCTTTCTGGCGGTCGTAGCACAAGGTGCATTTCCAGGCGCGGCCGTCGTCCTCGCGGCGGTTGATCACCCCGAAGGGGCAGCAGACCACGCAGTAGCCGCAGCCGTTGCAGACGTCGGGTTGCACGTACACGCTCTCGAACTCGGTGCGGACGATGGCGCCAGTCGGGCAGGCCTCCAGGCATCCGGCGCGTTCGCAGTGCTTGCAGACGTCGGACATGAGCAGCCAGGAGAAGGGGCGCGCCGTTATCTGGCCGCTTAACTGCAGGGAGCGCTCCACGAAGGCCACATGCCGCCAGGTGGTGGCTTCAAGGTGGATGGTGTTGTCGTAGGATCGCCCGCTGAAGAAGTTGCCGTCCGCTGGGAGCTGGTTCCACTGCTTGCAGGCGACCTCGCAGGCCTTGCAGCCGATGCAGACACTCGTATCGGTGAAGAAACCGGTAGCTGTCATGTCAGGCCTCCTCCGTCAATTCGGTTTTTCCTGCCTTAAGGCCGTGCCTTCCTTCGGGTTTATCCTGAACCGGGGGTTGGTCGCGTTTGGGGCCGTCCGAGTCCGGCTCGTTAAGGGGGCCACCGGCCGCGGCACGTCTATCGCTTCGTTTGCGGCCGGCGATGACCTGTACCGAGAAAGCCTTCGACTCCTCTATGCTGACGTTGGGGTCGGCGATGAAGGCGGTGAGTTCGTTGGCGGCGTCTCCCCTGGAGCGCCCGACGTAGCTCCAGTGATAGGGGATTCCCACCGTATGCAGCGTGGTGCCGTTCTGCACGTAGGGTTGCATCCGTTCGGTCACCAGCACCCGTGCCTCGATTTCCCCCCGCATGGTGCTGATCGTGGCCCAGCCACCGTTTTTGAGCCCCCTCAGTTCGGCCAGTTCCGGAGAGACTTCGATGAACATCTCGGGCTGCAGCTCGCAAAGCCAGGGGAGCCAGCGGCTCATCCCTCCTGCGGTGTGGTGCTCGGTGAGCCGGTAGGTCGTGGCGATGAAGGGATAGCGCGAGTCTCCCCATGCCTTGTGATAGGGGTTGTCGCGCCGCACCCATTCCATGCGCGCGGGGTTGCATTGCTGGCTGTAAAGCGGGTTTTTGAGCACGGATTCTTCGGGCTCGTAATGGGTCGGGAGCGGGCCGTCCAGAAGGCCGCTCGGGTCGTAGAGCCATCCCTTCCCTTCCGCCTGCATGATGAAGGGATCTATCCCGGAGAGGGTGTCTATCCCCTTGGCGTCGGGACCTGGGCGGTAGTCGGGCGGGCGGTTGACGATGAAGTCAGGGGTGTCGTAGCCGGTCCACTTCTTTTGCTCCTCGTCCCACCAGACGTACTTCTTGCGCTCCGACCACGGTTTCCCTTCCAGGTCGGCGGAAGCCCTGTTGTAGAGGAGGCGCCGGTTGTCGGGCCAGGCCCATCCCCACTCCTGCGCGACCCAGTTCTGTTCGCTCGCCGGCTTGCGCCGGGCCGGCTGATTCACGCCGTCTTTGTAACAGCCGCAGTAGATCCAGCAGCCGCAGATAGTGGTGCCGTCGCTTTTCAGCTCCTTGTAGCCGGAGATGTATTTCTGTTCGCTGGAATCGTAGCCGTTGATCTCCGCCAGCACCCTTTCGGCCTCCGGCTCTTCTATCGCCCCCTTGCTCCCGTAATCCCAGGTGAGGTCGCGAATGGCGCGGTCCTTGGAGTCGGGAGAGTCGCGGTAGAGCTCCTTGAGCCGCCGCCCCAGGTGCCAGATGAAGTGCAGATCGGAGCGGCAATCCCCCGGCGGCTCCACCGCCTTGTGCCGCCACTGCAGCAGCCGTTGCGTGTTGGTGAAGGTCCCTTCCTTCTCGGTATGGGCCGCGCAGGGGAAGAAGAAGACCTCGGTGGCGATGTCGGTTGTCTTGATCTCTCCAGAGGCAATTTCCGGTGCCTCACGCCAGAACTCGGCCGTCTCGGTCGGGGCGAAATCGTTCACCACCAGCCATTTCAAATTCCGCAGACCCTTGCGCTGCAGCGCCGTGTTCATGGAACCGACCGCCGGGTTCTCTCCCATCACGAAATACCCCTGCACCATGCCGTCGGCCATGGCGGCGACGGTGACCATGTGGGAATGGTCGCCGGTTATGTGCGGCAGATAGTCGTAGCACCACTGGTTTTCAGCCGTGGCCGCGGGTCCGTACCAGGCCTTGAGCAAGGAGACCATGTACTTTGGGAATTCGCTCCACCACCCCGAGGCCGATTCGTTGAATTCGATGTATTTCTTAAGGTCGGTGTCGTAGGTCGCTTTCGGCATGGGGAGGTAGCCGGGAAGCATGTTGTAAAGGGTGGGGATGTCCGTGGAGCCTTGAATGGAGGCGTGTCCCCTGAGCGCCATGATGCCGCCGCCGGGACGGCCGATGTTTCCCAAGAGGAGTTGGATGATGGCCGCGGTGCGGATGTACTGGACACCGACCGTATGCTGGGTCCAGCCGACGGCGTAGCAAAAGGCGCTGGTCCTTTCCCGCCCGGAGTTGTCGCAAAGGGCTTGGGCGACTTTCTCGAAAAGCACCCTGGGAATGCCGCACGCCTCCTCGACCACCTCGGCGGTATAACGCGAGAAGTGCCTTTTTATGATCTGGAAGACGCATTTGGGGTCGGTCAGGGTGTAGTCGTGCTTTTCCGCGGCTATGATGGCGCCGCGCTCCGCACGCGGCTCCCCGCTGAACATCTCCCTGTGCCCGGCTGCCGGCGACACCTCGACCCCCTCGTACTGCCATGAGGCCGGGTCGTACTGCCCTTTTTCCGAGTCCCAGCCGCTAAACAGGCCGTCCAGGTCCTCGGTGTCCTGGTAGTCCTTGGAGATGAGCGCGGCCGCGTTGGTGTAATTGACGACGTAATCCTTGAACCAGAGATCGTTGCTGATGATGTAGTTGACGAGTGCGCCCAGGAAGGCGATGTCGCTCCCGGCGCGGATCGGGATGTGGATGTCGGCGACGGCGCTGGTGCGGGTGAAGCGCGGGTCGATGTGGATGATGGTGGCCCCTCTGCGTTTGGCTTCCATGACCCAGCGGAAGCCGACGGGGTGGCATTCAGCCATGTTGGAACCTTGGATCAGGATGCAGTCTGCATGTTGCAGATCCTGCTGGAAGGTGGTGGCGCCTCCCCTGCCGAAAGAGATCCCCAGACCGGGGACCGTGGAGGAATGTCATATTCGGGCCTGGTTCTCGACCTGGACCATCCCCAGCGAGCAGAACAGCTTCTTGATCAGGTAGTTCTCCTCGTTGTCGAGGGTGGCGCCGCCAAGGTGCGCGATACCCAGCGTGCGCCTTAACGGGTGCCCGTCCTTATTCTGCTCCTCCCACGTTTCGTCCCGCGTCTTTTTCACACGGTCGGCGACCATCTCCATCGCCTTTTGCAGCGGCAGCTCCTCCCATTGGGTGCCATACGGGCGGCGATACAGGACTTTCTTGACTCTGTGGGTGCCGGCTACCAGTTGAGAGCTGGCCGACCCCTTGGGGCAGAGAGCGCCTAACGAGATGGGGGAATCGTAGTCACCCTCGATGTCCATGATCTTGCCGTCTTTGACGTAGACCTTCTGGCCGCAGCCGACGCCGCAGTACGGGCAGACCGAATCGACTACCCTGTCGGCGTCAGCCGTGCGCGGCTTGAGCGCGCGGGTTCTTTCCGACATGGCCGACTCTCCCAGGCCCAAAGGATCCAGTTCGGCTATCTGCCGGAGAGCCGGCCATTTAAGCAGCGACCATTTCTTTGACATGGGCACGCTCCTTCTTAATCTGGGGTGAAAAACATTAGTGGTGTTTAACATCCTGTAGATAAAAGTCAATTAGACCAGGCAAGTTTGGTTAGAGCGCCGTCCTCCCTTTCTCATTGGATTTTGGCTGCCAGAACAGCCGTTTTCCTGCGGTGGATAGTGCCAAGGGGAAGCGGAGCTTCCGGTCGCCTTTCGTTCCCAAAGTGGACCTTGGGAACGAGAATTAGGCAGGTCTTGGAGCACGGTTCCCCCGCCCCTTGCGGGAGGGGGAGCAGAACAAACAACTAGTCCCTTACGGGCAGTAGCCGGACGCAAAAAAGCACCTGAGGACAGAGCCCGCAGGTGCTTTTTAAATTGTGTTTGTGGTTTGGGTCTACTTGAACGTGGTCAAGATGTACTTCGCGATGGCGGTGGCCTCTGCATCGGGCACTGCTTTCGCGTCGAACTTGGTCATGCCCGCGCCGGGGTTGCGCATCTTGGCGACGATGTCTTTTTCGCTCTTGATGCCGTGGCCCGCCAGCGATTTCTTGCTGAGCGTCTTGTCAGGCCTGATGATGTTGCCCCCTTTGGGGTGACAGGCGACGCAGTGCTGGTCGAATTTCGCCTTGGCATCGGTCTTCTCGGCTTTCTTCGCCGCACAGATTCCAGGAGCGGCCATCACAGCCAGGGACAGTACCGATACCGAGACAATAACCAACTTCTTCATATGATTCCTCCTTGTGAGGGCTATGCCCTTTGAGTATTCATCCTCTCCTGACTGAGCTGATCTGTCAGGAAAGGTGGAACCAATGCTAGTCTAGATTTTTCTGTTGTCAATTACTCTGGAGGCTTTACCTTCGGCCCTCGGGATGCTGTTCGGCTCAACCAGTTTTACGACGGCACCAACCCCTAGCACTGAGTCAATGCGGCGCTCCACGTTGTCGAGGAAAGCCTTCTGCAGCTTCATCTCGTCGAAGAAGATGTTTTCGGTCACCTCTATCCTGATCTCCAGGGTATCCAGCGCTCCCTTGCGGTCGACCACCAGTTGGTAGTGCGGCTGGCACCCGTCGACGGCGAAGAGGACGTCCTCGATCTGGGACGGGTAGACGTTCACGCCCTTGATGATCAGCATGTCGTCGGAGCGCCCCATGGTCTTCTTCATGCGCACCGTGGTCCTGCCGCAGTCGCACTTTGTGTAGTCGAGCGAGGTGATGTCGCGGGTGCGGTAGCGGACCATCGGGAACGCTTCCTTGGTGAGCGAGGTGAGTACCAGTTCGCCGATGCTTCCCGGCGGGAGCGTCTTGCCGGTATCCGGGTCGATGATCTCGGCCAAGAAGGCGTCCTCAGAGATATGCATGCCGCACTTGCACTGGCATTCGCCGGCGACGCCCGGTCCGATCACCTCGGAAAGCCCGTAGTTGTCCGTGGCCGAGATGCCGAGCCTGCTCTCGATCTCGCGGCGCATCGCCTCGGACCACGGCTCGCCGCCGAAAAGCCCCACTTTGAGGCAGAGGCTCTTGGGGTCGATCCCCATCTTCTCCATGCGCTCGGCTATGGTGACCGCGTAGCTAGGCGTCGAGACCAGGGCGGTGGTGCGGTAGTCCTGCATGATCATGATCTGCTTTTCGGTGTTCCCGGCGCCCATCGGGATGACCGAGGCACCGATCATCTCCGAGCCGTAATGGAGGCCGAAAGCTCCGGTGAAGAGGCCGTAGCCGAAGGCGAT
Proteins encoded in this region:
- the fdh gene encoding formate dehydrogenase encodes the protein MSKKWSLLKWPALRQIAELDPLGLGESAMSERTRALKPRTADADRVVDSVCPYCGVGCGQKVYVKDGKIMDIEGDYDSPISLGALCPKGSASSQLVAGTHRVKKVLYRRPYGTQWEELPLQKAMEMVADRVKKTRDETWEEQNKDGHPLRRTLGIAHLGGATLDNEENYLIKKLFCSLGMVQVENQARIUHSSTVPGLGISFGRGGATTFQQDLQHADCILIQGSNMAECHPVGFRWVMEAKRRGATIIHIDPRFTRTSAVADIHIPIRAGSDIAFLGALVNYIISNDLWFKDYVVNYTNAAALISKDYQDTEDLDGLFSGWDSEKGQYDPASWQYEGVEVSPAAGHREMFSGEPRAERGAIIAAEKHDYTLTDPKCVFQIIKRHFSRYTAEVVEEACGIPRVLFEKVAQALCDNSGRERTSAFCYAVGWTQHTVGVQYIRTAAIIQLLLGNIGRPGGGIMALRGHASIQGSTDIPTLYNMLPGYLPMPKATYDTDLKKYIEFNESASGWWSEFPKYMVSLLKAWYGPAATAENQWCYDYLPHITGDHSHMVTVAAMADGMVQGYFVMGENPAVGSMNTALQRKGLRNLKWLVVNDFAPTETAEFWREAPEIASGEIKTTDIATEVFFFPCAAHTEKEGTFTNTQRLLQWRHKAVEPPGDCRSDLHFIWHLGRRLKELYRDSPDSKDRAIRDLTWDYGSKGAIEEPEAERVLAEINGYDSSEQKYISGYKELKSDGTTICGCWIYCGCYKDGVNQPARRKPASEQNWVAQEWGWAWPDNRRLLYNRASADLEGKPWSERKKYVWWDEEQKKWTGYDTPDFIVNRPPDYRPGPDAKGIDTLSGIDPFIMQAEGKGWLYDPSGLLDGPLPTHYEPEESVLKNPLYSQQCNPARMEWVRRDNPYHKAWGDSRYPFIATTYRLTEHHTAGGMSRWLPWLCELQPEMFIEVSPELAELRGLKNGGWATISTMRGEIEARVLVTERMQPYVQNGTTLHTVGIPYHWSYVGRSRGDAANELTAFIADPNVSIEESKAFSVQVIAGRKRSDRRAAAGGPLNEPDSDGPKRDQPPVQDKPEGRHGLKAGKTELTEEA
- the nrfD gene encoding NrfD/PsrC family molybdoenzyme membrane anchor subunit — protein: MSQALTSGLKIGREMDPDLAMLTGEGAQQRVKQAEPDAGSIVPLWRQVSSRPAESPPDYYRLPLLKEPVWIWSVPAYFYLGGVAGGCAVLAAALPGKRRFDALASWCRLLACAGVTVGPALLTWDLGKMTRFLNMLRVFRPSSPMSVGSWSLAGTGMLATLSLLLGKKAPSSVRYGTAFGGVMVAGYTGVLLGNTANPLWLEKRRLLPPLFIASAIASTAGALELRPLNQHEEKVVQRFGMVGKVGEAAAMVAMERRTPTNKEAVYGVEKGRGGLLWNAAKVALVAGVVLDLIPAKSTARRKASGVLTTLGAICLRYALLETGKDAAREPQAVIGPQRRRMQGGG
- a CDS encoding c-type cytochrome — translated: MKKLVIVSVSVLSLAVMAAPGICAAKKAEKTDAKAKFDQHCVACHPKGGNIIRPDKTLSKKSLAGHGIKSEKDIVAKMRNPGAGMTKFDAKAVPDAEATAIAKYILTTFK
- a CDS encoding pyridoxamine 5'-phosphate oxidase family protein; the encoded protein is MIPDKMKEVMKHEGVVAIATQGEDGPHLVNTWNSYLAIDADGRLLIPAGYMHVTEKNVVRNPKVLLTLGSREVQGAHGPGTGFLVEGNARFITSGPVFETTKSTFPWARGVLEITVSNVTQTL
- a CDS encoding 4Fe-4S dicluster domain-containing protein, which gives rise to MTATGFFTDTSVCIGCKACEVACKQWNQLPADGNFFSGRSYDNTIHLEATTWRHVAFVERSLQLSGQITARPFSWLLMSDVCKHCERAGCLEACPTGAIVRTEFESVYVQPDVCNGCGYCVVCCPFGVINRREDDGRAWKCTLCYDRQKAGGEPACAKACPTDSITFGKLDELREIARKRLELLHSRGVHEAYLYGMTDDDQPGTEGLHAFFLLLDRPEAYNLPPKPTVPTKGVGASWGTMGVAAAGMVAAAVAAVRFVEGGKK
- a CDS encoding MFS transporter; this translates as MKRLLGKIDEGLLTSEQRPMLRFLIILTAASTIGLQGYTILFNNFAAEMVHLDGSQVGMTQSVREIPGLLTLLVVFVLMFMREHKLAALSVLLLGLGTGITALIPSYGWVIFTTVVMSFGFHYYESTNQSLTLQYFSTAVSPIVFGRLRALAAVSSVVAGIMVYCLSSVVQYRGMYLAIGAVVVIAGLWGLCQNPTHSGIVPQRKKMILRRRYSLFYILTLLSGARRQIFVVFSILLLVQVFHFTVREMTILFIVNNIVAYILNSLIGKAINRFGERFISSCEYAGVIVIFLVYAFSTSKYLVMFMYILDNILYNFEVSIRTYFQKVADPADISSSMSVGFTINHIAAVFLPALGGYFWMLDYRIPFIGGTVLGVISLIAAQWMRVPEKAPKAETSAS
- a CDS encoding VOC family protein, with translation MFKRIDHVEIIPRDFEQSISFYTETLGFTMKQRMTVSAPPLEEIAYLALGDTVLELMRVKDPTLSAPEPWSTGYRMMALEVGDMDLALLYLAGKGIEPTWGPVTLGPSKKAEIHDPDGLPIELRQW
- the rd gene encoding rubredoxin; this translates as MKKYRCTVCGYIYDPETGDLDSGVQPGTAFEDIPEDWVCPLCGAEKSLFEEM
- a CDS encoding phenylacetate--CoA ligase family protein, which codes for MSIWDPDYECMPREEMEQLQLERLQATLNRVYKNVTCYRNKFKELGIVPEDVTSLADLSKLPFTTKEDLRLNYPYGMFAVPLREVVRIHSSSGTTGKPTVVGYTKQDVKVWSNLVARFMTAAGVNHDDVVQIAFGYGLFTGAFGLHYGSEMIGASVIPMGAGNTEKQIMIMQDYRTTALVSTPSYAVTIAERMEKMGIDPKSLCLKVGLFGGEPWSEAMRREIESRLGISATDNYGLSEVIGPGVAGECQCKCGMHISEDAFLAEIIDPDTGKTLPPGSIGELVLTSLTKEAFPMVRYRTRDITSLDYTKCDCGRTTVRMKKTMGRSDDMLIIKGVNVYPSQIEDVLFAVDGCQPHYQLVVDRKGALDTLEIRIEVTENIFFDEMKLQKAFLDNVERRIDSVLGVGAVVKLVEPNSIPRAEGKASRVIDNRKI